AAACTTTCCTAAAACTTTTCGCCAGGGCTCCGATTTTCGCTAATTTTATAGAAACACAACGATAGCGTATGTTTGACTGGGAAGACGATAACGACAATTTTGAGAACCACCTGAATGATGATTTGGCGCGTTTCGAATCACAGCTTGAAACAAACTCGGTGGGCTTTTTTGACAGTGATCGTCTGGAGGCGATTATTGATCATTACCTGATGAACGGGAATTACTCCAAGGGAGAATTAGCCGCAGAGGTCGGAATACAGCAATATCCTTTCAATACCTTATTCCAGATTCGCAGGGCGCAGGCCATGTCGGGTTTGGGAAAACTGAAAGAAGCATTGGAATTACTGGATGCAGCTGAGCAGATCGACTCGGAATCCATGGAGCTTTACCTGACAAAAGCAACTATTTTCAGCCAGTTGAGAGACAGCAAAAGGGCGGTAAACTTTTTCCGTCGTGCACTCGAACTGGCCGACCGGGAGGAAAAGGACGAGATTTTCCTGGACCTGGCAACCGAATTGGAGCAATTAAAAGACTTTAAAGGTGCTGTAGAAGTACTGGAGGAGGCAATGCGTTCCAATCCGAAGAACGAGGGGGCTTTGTACGAACTGGCGTTCTGTTTTGACCAGCTTGGAAATAATGCCCGTGCGATTCAAACATACCGTCGCTTTCTGGACGATAATCCTTATTCATTCACCGCCTGGTATAATTTAGGGAATACCTATTCGAAAGAAGAAAAATTTCACGATGCCATTACGGCTTACGAATATTGCGTGGCCATTAACGACCGTTTTTCGCCTGCATATTTCAACATGGGAAATGCCCAGCTGACAGTAGAGCAATACAAAGAATCAATCGACTCTTTTGAGCGCTGCATTGAGATTGACGGAGACGATCCGCTGACTTATTGTTATTTGGGAGAAGCAAACGAGCAGTTAAACAATTTAACTGTTGCCTGGGATTTTTACCAGAAAGCCTTGTCCATGTCACCGACACTGGCAGAAGCCTGGCTGGGATTGGGGATCGTTAAGGATTTGCAGGGGCAGCCGAAAGAAAGCCTTCACTACATCGAAAGAGCATTGGAGCTGGAACCGAACATGGACGGATACTATCACGTTTATGCAGGAGCGCTTGAAAATGCAGGATTGATACCTGAAGCGGAAGAAGCTTACCTGGCATGTTTAACATTGGACCCGGAAAACGAAGATTGTTTCTTTGATTACGTGGACTTTTTGCTGGAACATAAGGTAGGAGAGGCGCGCACTTTCGTGGAAAATTACATTTTGAGACATCAATTGTTTTTCTCGGTGCTTCCGATTATTTATTTCAATTGGGTAGCTGGAAATGAGGAAGGTGCTAAGTTAGTGCTAGTTGAGTCCCTGAATAAAGACCGTGAAAAAACAAAAGAAGTATTTATTCGCTATCCCGAATTGGCAGATGTGCAAGAATTAGTAAATTTGACACGCTCATAGAGTATTAGTTTGACATGTGTCGATAGTACCCAATTACACAAAACATGAATTTTAGTTTACCACACATTCCGGAACGTACACAACAACCGCGTAATAACGGTATTACCATGATGATGGATAAAGGCCTGAGTTTGAATGAAGCAGAAAACTTCATCCAGGCAAACGGTCATTTGACGGATATAATCAAATTTGGTTTCGGAACTGCTTTTGTTACAAACAACCTGGAAGAAAAACTTAAATTATACCGTTCTGCGGGTTTAAGGCCTTATTTCGGAGGAACTCTTTTTGAAGCCTTTTATGCGCGTGGCCGTTTTGAAGACTACCTGCGTTTACTGGATAAATACGATCTGGATCTTGCTGAGATCTCTGATGGTTCGATCATTATCAACCACGACGAGAAACTGGAACTGATCCAGCGCTTGGCAAAAACGAGAACGGTACTTTCAGAAGTCGGGTCGAAGGATTCCGGGATTTTGATCAGCCCGGGAAGATGGATCAAGATGATGAGCTCGGAACTGGAAGCGGGATCCTGGAAGGTGATCGCAGAAGGGCGTGAAGCGGGGAACGTCGGTGTTTTCCGTCCGAACGGAACTGCGCACACGATGCTGATCAACAAGATCATTGCGAAGGTGAAGCCGGAAGATATTTTGTGGGAAGCCCCGCAGAAAAATCAGCAGGTTTGGTTCATTAAATTATTCGGAGCAAACGTAAACCTGGGGAATATTGCACCGAACGAGGTTATTCCGCTGGAATGCCTGCGTTTGGGACTTCGCGGGGACACTTTCTTTGAATTCCTTCCGGAAGATTACGCACAG
The window above is part of the Fluviicola sp. genome. Proteins encoded here:
- a CDS encoding tetratricopeptide repeat protein, which codes for MFDWEDDNDNFENHLNDDLARFESQLETNSVGFFDSDRLEAIIDHYLMNGNYSKGELAAEVGIQQYPFNTLFQIRRAQAMSGLGKLKEALELLDAAEQIDSESMELYLTKATIFSQLRDSKRAVNFFRRALELADREEKDEIFLDLATELEQLKDFKGAVEVLEEAMRSNPKNEGALYELAFCFDQLGNNARAIQTYRRFLDDNPYSFTAWYNLGNTYSKEEKFHDAITAYEYCVAINDRFSPAYFNMGNAQLTVEQYKESIDSFERCIEIDGDDPLTYCYLGEANEQLNNLTVAWDFYQKALSMSPTLAEAWLGLGIVKDLQGQPKESLHYIERALELEPNMDGYYHVYAGALENAGLIPEAEEAYLACLTLDPENEDCFFDYVDFLLEHKVGEARTFVENYILRHQLFFSVLPIIYFNWVAGNEEGAKLVLVESLNKDREKTKEVFIRYPELADVQELVNLTRS
- a CDS encoding phosphosulfolactate synthase, yielding MNFSLPHIPERTQQPRNNGITMMMDKGLSLNEAENFIQANGHLTDIIKFGFGTAFVTNNLEEKLKLYRSAGLRPYFGGTLFEAFYARGRFEDYLRLLDKYDLDLAEISDGSIIINHDEKLELIQRLAKTRTVLSEVGSKDSGILISPGRWIKMMSSELEAGSWKVIAEGREAGNVGVFRPNGTAHTMLINKIIAKVKPEDILWEAPQKNQQVWFIKLFGANVNLGNIAPNEVIPLECLRLGLRGDTFFEFLPEDYAQRLKQVDSDEPEEEEEA